From one Catenuloplanes nepalensis genomic stretch:
- a CDS encoding DUF2000 domain-containing protein: MSTVRFDTKIAVLLRDDLLTWQRLNVTAFLISGLAGTRPHLLGEPYADADGTAYLPMFGQPVLVFEGDAAMLTAAHGRALSRDVPMTIFTEELFGTGHDEANREAVAAVKRDDLNLVGIGLHAPKNAADRILKGASLHR, translated from the coding sequence ATGAGTACGGTCCGATTCGACACCAAGATTGCCGTTCTGCTCCGCGACGACCTGCTGACCTGGCAGCGGCTGAACGTCACCGCGTTCCTGATCAGCGGGCTCGCCGGGACCCGCCCGCACCTGCTGGGCGAGCCCTACGCGGACGCGGACGGCACCGCGTACCTGCCGATGTTCGGCCAGCCGGTGCTGGTCTTCGAGGGCGACGCCGCGATGCTCACCGCCGCGCACGGCCGGGCGCTGTCCCGCGACGTCCCGATGACGATCTTCACCGAGGAGCTGTTCGGCACCGGCCATGACGAGGCGAACCGCGAGGCGGTGGCCGCGGTCAAGCGGGACGACCTGAACCTGGTCGGGATCGGCCTGCACGCGCCGAAGAACGCGGCCGACCGGATCCTCAAGGGCGCGTCACTGCACCGGTAG
- a CDS encoding molybdopterin molybdotransferase MoeA — MGSEVIAVPTSPGTDAHASPHAAVPRVEAGMSWHRAHRLAGTLPHPLAAERVPLARAHGHTLAEPATSAALLPGTDTAAMDGYAISGRAPWRVVGRTLAGQPAHVPLAPGTAVEIATGAPVPPGADAVLPVERCHVDGDTVTPSETGPGRTHIRYAGEDLTPGRLLAPAGTRVTATLAGLAAHAGLDELTVHRSPRVRLAATGDEIIGSGVPAAGQVRDALTPLLTALLTGTGGTLAGAVHVPDRADLLAAELASADWDVTAVTGSSSVGRADHLHSVLTRAGARWHVDGVACRPGHPQALAELPGGRWVVGLPGNPYAALVGAVTLLRPLLDALQGRAPREPLRLPVTGKAEPYDGGTRLVPVHLADGRATVVPGSRPASLLSAATADALAVIPSGWAQGDAADLLPVQ, encoded by the coding sequence ATGGGATCCGAGGTCATCGCCGTGCCGACGTCGCCGGGCACCGACGCCCACGCCAGTCCTCATGCCGCCGTGCCGCGGGTGGAGGCCGGCATGTCCTGGCACCGGGCCCACCGGCTGGCCGGCACGCTGCCGCATCCGCTGGCCGCCGAGCGGGTTCCGCTCGCCCGGGCGCACGGCCACACGCTGGCAGAGCCGGCGACCTCGGCCGCGCTGCTGCCCGGCACGGACACCGCGGCCATGGACGGTTACGCGATCTCCGGGCGCGCGCCGTGGCGGGTCGTCGGCCGGACCCTGGCCGGTCAGCCCGCACACGTGCCACTCGCGCCCGGCACCGCCGTGGAGATCGCCACGGGCGCGCCGGTCCCGCCGGGCGCGGACGCGGTGCTGCCGGTCGAGCGCTGCCACGTCGACGGTGACACGGTCACCCCGTCCGAGACCGGCCCCGGGCGGACCCACATCCGGTACGCCGGGGAGGACCTCACGCCCGGCCGGCTCCTCGCGCCGGCCGGCACCCGGGTCACCGCCACGCTGGCCGGCCTGGCCGCCCACGCCGGGCTGGACGAGCTCACCGTGCACCGGAGTCCGCGGGTGCGCCTGGCCGCGACCGGCGACGAGATCATCGGCTCCGGCGTGCCCGCGGCCGGCCAGGTCCGGGACGCGCTGACGCCGCTGCTCACCGCGCTGCTGACCGGCACCGGCGGCACGCTGGCCGGCGCCGTGCACGTGCCGGACCGGGCCGACCTGCTGGCGGCCGAGCTCGCCTCCGCGGACTGGGACGTGACCGCGGTGACCGGCTCGTCGTCGGTCGGCCGCGCGGACCACCTGCACAGCGTGCTCACCCGGGCCGGCGCGCGCTGGCACGTCGACGGCGTGGCCTGCCGGCCCGGTCACCCGCAGGCGCTGGCGGAGCTGCCCGGCGGCCGGTGGGTGGTCGGCCTGCCCGGCAACCCGTACGCCGCGCTGGTCGGGGCCGTGACGCTGCTTCGCCCGCTGCTGGACGCGTTGCAGGGGCGTGCGCCGCGCGAGCCGCTGCGCCTGCCGGTGACCGGGAAGGCCGAGCCGTACGACGGTGGCACCCGGCTCGTCCCGGTGCACCTGGCGGACGGGCGCGCCACCGTGGTCCCGGGTTCGCGGCCGGCCAGCCTGCTCTCCGCCGCGACCGCGGACGCGCTGGCCGTGATCCCGTCCGGCTGGGCACAGGGTGACGCCGCCGACCTGCTACCGGTGCAGTGA
- a CDS encoding gamma-glutamylcyclotransferase family protein: MPLLFSYGTLQDPAVQRASFGRELDGRRDRLPGYAVADGTAAVRHTGDDTDLVDGTVFDVTDDELATADRHEPGARILTSLDSGVRAWAYLPA, translated from the coding sequence ATGCCGCTGCTCTTCTCATACGGAACGCTGCAGGATCCGGCCGTCCAGCGCGCCAGCTTCGGCCGCGAACTGGACGGCCGGCGAGACCGGCTCCCGGGTTACGCGGTGGCGGACGGCACGGCGGCCGTCCGGCACACCGGCGACGACACCGACCTCGTCGACGGCACCGTCTTCGACGTCACCGACGACGAGCTGGCCACCGCCGATCGCCACGAGCCCGGCGCCCGCATCCTCACCTCGCTCGACTCCGGCGTCCGTGCCTGGGCCTACCTCCCGGCCTGA
- a CDS encoding tripartite tricarboxylate transporter permease, whose translation MDLFGDLALGFSTALLIQNVLYCFLGVLLGTAVGVLPGIGPTATVAMLLPITFNFEPVTALIMLAGIYYGAQYGGSTTAILINLPGESSAAVTALDGHEMARQGRAGPALAAAAIGSFVAGTVATVILAVAAPPLAAVALRFGPADYFALVLFGLIVSIALARGSALKALAMIALGILLGTVGQDIYTGTPRFVLGQRELYGGIDFVSVAVGMFGIAEILRNLENERSRPALLGAVTHLWPTAEDRRRIVGPIARGTGLGAALGVLPGGGHVLASFTSYAVEKRVSKRPQDFGRGAIEGVAGPESANNAAAQTSFIPLLTLGLPAHPVMALMVGAFIVHGITPGPNVINDEPELFWGLIASMWIGNLMLLLLNLPLIGIWVRLLRIPYQVLFPMIVLFALVGTYSLNFNAFDVYAIAFFGLLGYVLIKCGCEPAPLLLGFVLGPLLEENLRRALIISRGDPLVFLTRPISAAFLALAAAALVITVLPAVRRRRESVFTEEE comes from the coding sequence GTGGACCTCTTCGGCGATCTGGCGCTGGGCTTCTCGACCGCGCTGCTGATCCAGAACGTGCTGTACTGCTTCCTCGGCGTGCTGCTCGGCACGGCCGTCGGCGTGCTGCCCGGCATCGGTCCGACCGCGACCGTGGCGATGCTGCTGCCGATCACCTTCAACTTCGAGCCGGTCACCGCGCTGATCATGCTGGCCGGCATCTACTACGGCGCGCAGTACGGCGGCTCGACGACCGCCATCCTGATCAACCTGCCCGGTGAGTCGTCCGCCGCGGTCACCGCGCTCGACGGGCACGAGATGGCCCGCCAGGGCAGGGCCGGGCCGGCGCTGGCCGCGGCCGCGATCGGCTCGTTCGTCGCGGGCACGGTGGCCACGGTGATCCTGGCCGTGGCCGCACCGCCGCTGGCCGCGGTCGCGCTGCGGTTCGGCCCGGCGGACTACTTCGCGCTCGTGCTGTTCGGCCTGATCGTGTCGATCGCGCTGGCCCGCGGCTCCGCGCTCAAGGCGCTCGCGATGATCGCGCTGGGCATCCTGCTCGGCACGGTCGGGCAGGACATCTACACCGGTACGCCGCGGTTCGTGCTCGGCCAGCGGGAGCTCTACGGCGGGATCGACTTCGTCTCCGTCGCGGTCGGCATGTTCGGTATAGCCGAGATCCTGCGCAACCTGGAGAACGAGCGGAGCCGCCCGGCCCTGCTCGGCGCCGTGACACACCTCTGGCCGACCGCGGAGGACCGCCGCCGGATCGTCGGGCCGATCGCGCGCGGCACCGGCCTCGGCGCCGCGCTCGGCGTGCTGCCCGGCGGCGGCCACGTGCTCGCCTCGTTCACGTCCTACGCGGTCGAGAAGCGCGTCTCGAAACGCCCGCAGGACTTCGGCCGCGGCGCGATCGAAGGCGTCGCCGGCCCGGAGTCCGCCAACAACGCGGCCGCGCAGACCTCGTTCATCCCGCTGCTCACGCTCGGCCTGCCCGCGCACCCGGTGATGGCGCTGATGGTCGGCGCGTTCATCGTGCACGGCATCACGCCGGGCCCCAACGTGATCAACGACGAGCCGGAGCTGTTCTGGGGCCTGATCGCGTCGATGTGGATCGGCAACCTGATGCTCCTGCTGCTCAACCTGCCGCTTATCGGCATCTGGGTGCGCCTGCTGCGCATCCCCTACCAGGTGCTCTTCCCGATGATCGTCCTGTTCGCCCTGGTCGGGACGTACTCGCTGAACTTCAACGCGTTCGACGTCTACGCGATCGCGTTCTTCGGCCTGCTCGGCTATGTGCTGATCAAGTGCGGCTGCGAGCCGGCCCCGCTGCTGCTCGGCTTCGTGCTCGGCCCGCTGCTCGAGGAGAACCTGCGCCGCGCGCTGATCATCTCCCGCGGCGACCCCCTGGTCTTCCTCACCCGCCCGATCTCCGCCGCCTTCCTGGCCCTGGCCGCCGCCGCCCTCGTCATCACGGTCCTCCCCGCGGTCCGGCGCCGCCGCGAGTCGGTCTTCACCGAGGAGGAGTGA
- a CDS encoding tripartite tricarboxylate transporter TctB family protein, which produces MRSYPDVLAGGVFVVVGGLFVAGSLGYDRGTLLRMGPGYFPLLAGAIVAALGLAIVVKGLVAGEEIPFEAVPWRAIALIVVAVAFFGLFVRRLGFVPTSAVTALLVTLASRRVRPLMAVAVAAGLTAAATLIFVVGLQLRIPLWGA; this is translated from the coding sequence ATGCGGTCGTACCCGGATGTGCTGGCCGGCGGCGTCTTCGTCGTGGTCGGCGGCCTGTTCGTGGCCGGTTCCCTCGGTTACGACCGGGGCACGCTGCTGCGGATGGGCCCCGGCTACTTCCCGCTGCTGGCCGGCGCGATCGTGGCCGCGCTCGGCCTGGCGATCGTGGTCAAGGGGCTGGTCGCGGGCGAGGAGATCCCGTTCGAGGCGGTCCCCTGGCGGGCGATCGCGCTGATCGTGGTGGCGGTCGCGTTCTTCGGGCTCTTCGTGCGGCGCCTCGGGTTCGTGCCGACGTCCGCGGTGACCGCGCTGCTCGTCACGCTGGCCAGCCGGCGGGTGCGGCCGCTGATGGCCGTGGCCGTCGCCGCGGGGCTGACCGCGGCCGCCACGCTGATCTTCGTGGTCGGTCTCCAGCTGCGCATTCCGCTGTGGGGTGCCTGA
- a CDS encoding tripartite tricarboxylate transporter substrate-binding protein, giving the protein MTTKRSGIAALAAVSLLAACSGESGGGGDPAGYPERNITFVVPFSAGGPTDTVTRMIAEPMAAALGGRVVVQNVEGAGGTVGAGEVAQAEPDGYTVLMHHIGMSTAPALYKNLGYAPLTDFATVGLVTEVPMTVIARKDFAPATLADLVTHVKANAGEVTLANAGIGAASHLCGLLFQSAAGVKLQEVPYQGTGPALTDLVGGQVDFMCDQTTNTTGQISAGEVKAYAVTTPERVRSLPDVPTTAEAGMPRLQVSVWHGLYVPAGTPPEVVQKLSGALRTALADPAVVEQMAKLGTAPVAAADATGEAHRARLEEQLTTWAKVIADAGVEAS; this is encoded by the coding sequence ATGACCACAAAGCGATCCGGGATCGCCGCGCTCGCCGCGGTGTCGTTGCTGGCCGCCTGTTCCGGCGAGAGCGGCGGTGGCGGCGATCCGGCCGGATACCCGGAGCGGAACATCACGTTCGTCGTGCCGTTCAGCGCCGGCGGGCCGACCGACACCGTCACCCGGATGATCGCCGAGCCGATGGCCGCGGCGCTCGGCGGCCGGGTCGTCGTGCAGAACGTGGAGGGCGCAGGCGGCACGGTCGGGGCCGGCGAGGTCGCGCAGGCCGAGCCGGACGGCTACACCGTGCTGATGCACCACATCGGCATGTCGACCGCGCCCGCGCTGTACAAGAACCTGGGCTACGCGCCGCTCACCGACTTCGCGACCGTCGGGCTGGTCACCGAGGTGCCGATGACCGTGATCGCCCGGAAGGACTTCGCGCCCGCGACGCTGGCCGATCTGGTGACGCACGTGAAGGCGAACGCGGGCGAGGTCACGCTGGCCAACGCGGGCATCGGCGCCGCGTCCCACCTGTGCGGGCTGCTGTTCCAGTCCGCCGCCGGGGTGAAGCTGCAGGAGGTGCCCTATCAGGGGACCGGCCCGGCGCTGACCGATCTGGTGGGCGGCCAGGTCGACTTCATGTGCGACCAGACCACCAACACCACCGGCCAGATCTCCGCGGGCGAGGTGAAGGCGTACGCGGTGACCACGCCCGAGCGGGTGCGGAGCCTGCCCGACGTGCCCACCACCGCCGAGGCGGGAATGCCGCGGCTGCAGGTGAGCGTGTGGCACGGCCTCTACGTCCCGGCCGGCACCCCGCCGGAGGTCGTGCAGAAGCTCTCCGGCGCGCTGCGGACCGCGCTGGCCGATCCCGCGGTCGTCGAGCAGATGGCGAAGCTCGGCACCGCGCCGGTCGCGGCCGCGGACGCCACCGGCGAGGCGCACCGGGCACGGCTGGAGGAGCAGCTCACCACGTGGGCGAAGGTCATCGCGGACGCCGGCGTCGAGGCCTCGTAG